A window of Paenibacillus sp. 19GGS1-52 contains these coding sequences:
- the flhA gene encoding flagellar biosynthesis protein FlhA: MKAKELTVLLGIIGIVLMMILPIPSWLLDVLLVINISIALTIILVAMNTKDPLQFSIFPSLLLITTLFRLSLNISTTKLILTYGEAGSVVATFGSWIAGGQIAIGFVVFLILVVVQFIVITKGSERVAEVGARFTLDAMPGKQMSIDADLNAGMINEQQARERRQSVEREADFFGAMDGASKFVKGDAIASIIILVINLIGGFIIGMVVHGMPFGEALSTYSLLTIGDGLVSQIPALLISTAAGLIVTRASSDGNLAEDLTRQLFSYPKLLYIVAITIAFLGLFTPIHIITTLPLAALLAFAAYTMGQNLNRKQIAEEQLVEEKQIEDVRSPESVINLLSVDPIEFEFGYGLIPLADTGQGGDLLDRIIMIRRQCALEMGLVVPVIRIRDNIQLKPNEYVIKIKGNNVGGGELLLNHYLAMSPGYDDDSINGIETVEPSFGLPALWIDESVKERAELSGYTVVDPPSVVATHLTELIKRHGHELLGRQETKMLVDNLRDNYPVLVDELIPSVLAIGDVQKVLAKLLREKISIRDLVTIFETLADYGTYTKDPDILTEYVRQSLSRQITQQFSQAGETLRVITVGPTLEKKITESVQQSEQGSYLALDPVSTQTVYQRLTEQINRLLQSGHQPIVLTSPTIRMYLRQVIERTMQDIPVLSYSELEPNIEIQSVGVVNL, encoded by the coding sequence TTGAAAGCTAAAGAACTAACAGTCTTACTAGGCATTATTGGTATCGTGCTTATGATGATTCTGCCAATCCCGTCCTGGCTTTTGGACGTTCTGCTGGTCATTAATATTTCGATAGCGTTGACTATCATTTTGGTAGCCATGAATACCAAGGATCCTCTTCAGTTTTCAATCTTTCCTTCCCTTTTACTGATTACGACATTGTTTAGACTTTCGTTGAACATTTCAACAACTAAGCTCATCCTGACTTATGGAGAAGCGGGTTCGGTTGTCGCAACATTCGGAAGCTGGATAGCTGGTGGACAAATTGCTATTGGGTTTGTCGTCTTCCTGATTCTCGTTGTAGTACAGTTTATTGTTATTACTAAAGGTTCGGAACGTGTTGCTGAGGTAGGAGCAAGGTTTACGTTGGATGCTATGCCTGGTAAGCAGATGAGTATTGATGCCGACCTTAACGCGGGTATGATTAATGAACAGCAGGCGCGGGAGCGTAGACAAAGCGTCGAGCGTGAAGCAGATTTCTTCGGTGCAATGGACGGTGCGAGTAAGTTTGTTAAAGGGGATGCTATTGCTAGTATTATTATTCTCGTTATCAACTTGATCGGCGGATTCATAATCGGTATGGTAGTTCACGGTATGCCTTTTGGAGAAGCATTATCTACATATTCTTTATTAACCATTGGAGATGGCTTGGTCAGTCAGATTCCGGCTCTACTTATTTCGACCGCAGCCGGCCTGATTGTTACGCGGGCTTCTTCGGATGGAAATTTGGCGGAAGATTTAACTAGGCAATTATTCTCATATCCAAAGTTATTATATATTGTTGCTATTACCATTGCTTTTTTAGGTCTTTTTACTCCTATTCATATCATTACAACTCTTCCACTGGCAGCTTTATTAGCCTTTGCAGCCTATACAATGGGACAAAATTTAAATCGTAAGCAAATTGCCGAAGAACAGCTCGTTGAGGAAAAACAGATCGAAGATGTGCGAAGTCCAGAGAGTGTGATCAACCTGCTTTCTGTTGATCCTATTGAATTTGAATTTGGTTATGGACTCATTCCTTTAGCAGATACGGGACAAGGCGGTGATTTGCTGGACAGAATCATCATGATTCGACGGCAATGTGCACTTGAAATGGGACTTGTAGTGCCCGTTATTCGTATTCGCGACAATATTCAACTAAAACCGAATGAATATGTCATCAAAATTAAAGGAAATAACGTTGGTGGTGGTGAATTATTACTGAATCACTATCTAGCCATGAGTCCTGGGTATGACGATGACTCTATCAATGGTATAGAAACAGTCGAGCCGTCCTTTGGACTTCCGGCCCTTTGGATTGACGAATCAGTTAAAGAGCGGGCTGAGTTATCCGGATATACCGTGGTAGATCCGCCTTCAGTTGTTGCTACGCATTTAACGGAGCTCATCAAGCGACACGGGCACGAGTTGCTTGGCCGTCAGGAGACCAAAATGCTGGTCGACAATCTGCGGGATAACTATCCTGTATTGGTAGACGAGTTGATTCCCTCTGTACTGGCTATTGGTGATGTGCAAAAAGTGCTGGCAAAGCTGCTTCGTGAGAAAATTTCCATTCGGGATTTAGTCACCATTTTCGAAACGCTGGCCGATTATGGAACATACACCAAAGATCCTGATATTCTAACAGAGTATGTTCGCCAATCTTTGTCCAGACAGATTACTCAACAGTTCTCGCAGGCTGGGGAAACGTTGCGAGTAATTACTGTAGGACCGACTCTAGAGAAAAAAATTACCGAAAGCGTGCAGCAATCAGAGCAGGGAAGTTATCTAGCACTTGATCCAGTCTCAACCCAAACTGTATATCAACGGCTTACAGAGCAGATTAACCGTCTCCTTCAGTCGGGACATCAGCCTATTGTTCTGACTTCGCCGACAATCCGTATGTATTTACGGCAAGTAATTGAACGGACCATGCAGGATATTCCAGTGCTGTCCTATAGTGAGCTTGAGCCAAATATTGAAATTCAAAGCGTTGGAGTGGTGAATTTATGA
- a CDS encoding chemotaxis protein CheD yields the protein MIEEQSIIKVGMADLNVGSQESLIRTTGLGSCVGLTLFDPGKKLAGMAHVMLPSSDIAREGQLNIAKFADTAVPELLSRLLELGAVRSRIVAKMAGGSQMFAFAGGSDTMRIGPRNVESCKLALELLRIPLIAEDTGGNYGRTIEIACNTGVLYIRSVQKGAKEL from the coding sequence ATGATTGAAGAACAGAGCATTATTAAAGTAGGAATGGCTGATCTTAACGTTGGGAGCCAAGAGAGTTTAATCCGCACCACAGGCCTTGGTTCCTGCGTAGGATTGACGTTGTTCGATCCCGGGAAAAAACTTGCGGGGATGGCGCATGTTATGCTGCCATCGTCCGATATTGCCCGTGAAGGACAACTTAACATAGCAAAGTTTGCAGATACGGCAGTGCCGGAGCTCTTATCCCGTCTGTTGGAACTTGGAGCGGTCCGGAGTCGGATCGTGGCTAAGATGGCAGGAGGCTCACAAATGTTTGCCTTTGCCGGGGGGAGTGATACCATGAGGATCGGGCCTCGAAATGTGGAATCTTGTAAACTTGCACTCGAGTTATTAAGAATTCCGCTAATCGCGGAAGACACAGGCGGCAATTATGGCCGTACGATTGAAATCGCCTGCAACACCGGAGTTTTGTATATCCGTAGTGTGCAAAAGGGCGCTAAGGAATTATAA
- the flhF gene encoding flagellar biosynthesis protein FlhF, with amino-acid sequence MRVKRYVVDTMPDAMYSIRNELGSDAVILSTKEIKIGGFMGLFTKKKIEVVAAVEKEQKAIVPEKRPTPSQSIPRSAVPQAYQKASANALAFADKPAENRSKPAENRSFAEIAAALSEAVGLQGSVAVLSEPTIEQPYTLAPDLEHSAPSKESSAFTQTLHESLGFEQTTPAAAGQDNDVLREIRDMKQWMERIARHSSVTRDLPSRLEQLRDRLVEQETDTVLVEEWVETVVERWNEDGRTWIPEQFDECLREQMDKFLSNRIGYGIASDTRIVYIAGPTGVGKTTTIAKLAAEQLFRQGRKVGLITSDTYRISAVEQLRTYAAILNIPLEVVQSPGDLQRALFRLESCDLVLMDTAGRNYRNEMLVAELQSLLAKELKSETFLVLSLTSKSRDMKMIAEHFGRYQLDKVIFTKLDETGSYGPLFNVLNDYPLALSYVTNGQNVPDDLLMVSKEQLCDLLLGTGGP; translated from the coding sequence ATGAGAGTGAAGCGTTACGTGGTCGACACGATGCCGGACGCCATGTATTCCATCCGCAACGAGCTTGGAAGCGATGCCGTCATTCTTAGTACGAAAGAAATCAAAATTGGTGGATTCATGGGTCTGTTTACAAAGAAGAAAATAGAGGTTGTAGCTGCTGTTGAAAAAGAGCAGAAGGCAATTGTTCCTGAAAAGCGTCCAACTCCTTCACAGAGCATACCGCGCAGCGCTGTGCCGCAGGCTTACCAAAAAGCCTCAGCCAATGCACTTGCGTTCGCAGATAAGCCTGCGGAGAATCGTTCAAAGCCTGCGGAGAATCGTTCATTTGCTGAGATCGCTGCAGCGTTATCTGAAGCCGTAGGGCTTCAAGGCTCAGTTGCTGTCTTATCAGAGCCTACTATAGAACAACCCTATACTCTGGCTCCTGATTTGGAACACTCGGCACCAAGTAAGGAATCATCTGCATTTACACAAACGCTGCATGAGTCGCTTGGATTTGAGCAGACAACTCCTGCCGCTGCAGGGCAAGACAATGACGTTCTCCGTGAGATTAGGGATATGAAGCAGTGGATGGAGCGCATTGCCCGACACTCATCAGTGACAAGGGATTTGCCTTCGAGGCTGGAGCAGTTGCGCGATCGCTTAGTTGAACAGGAAACGGACACTGTGCTTGTTGAGGAGTGGGTCGAAACCGTTGTTGAACGCTGGAATGAGGATGGGCGTACCTGGATTCCAGAACAATTTGATGAATGTCTGAGAGAGCAAATGGATAAATTCTTGTCGAATAGGATCGGCTATGGTATTGCCTCGGATACACGGATCGTCTATATTGCTGGTCCTACTGGTGTTGGCAAGACAACGACGATTGCAAAACTAGCGGCTGAACAGTTATTCAGGCAAGGACGCAAAGTAGGTCTTATCACTTCAGATACCTATCGTATATCAGCAGTGGAGCAGTTACGGACATACGCAGCTATTTTGAATATACCCTTGGAGGTTGTTCAATCACCTGGAGATTTGCAGAGAGCGTTGTTTCGTCTCGAAAGCTGTGATCTTGTGTTGATGGATACTGCAGGACGCAACTATCGTAATGAGATGCTGGTTGCAGAATTACAGAGCCTACTTGCAAAGGAACTCAAAAGTGAAACGTTCCTGGTGTTAAGCTTAACCTCGAAGAGCAGAGACATGAAAATGATCGCTGAACATTTCGGCAGGTATCAGCTTGATAAAGTCATATTTACTAAGCTTGATGAAACGGGTAGTTATGGTCCGCTTTTCAATGTTCTGAATGATTACCCGTTAGCGTTGTCTTATGTAACGAACGGACAGAATGTTCCTGATGACTTGCTGATGGTTTCCAAGGAGCAGCTGTGCGATTTGCTGCTGGGAACAGGGGGGCCATAA
- a CDS encoding chemotaxis protein CheC yields MELFKHFKDFKMDVLKEIGNIGAGNAATALSQLLNKPIDMAVPKVQLLSFEEITDKVGGAEELVYAIFLRVEGEAPGNLFFILTPDAARSLLSRVAGLEMSDNEELTEMELSALSEIGNILAGSYLTSLADFTSLSMYPTVPALAMDMAGAILSYGLLQFGQMGDNALLIDTTFLEGKNEIEGQFFLIPDPESFPKIFKSLGVPFEDD; encoded by the coding sequence GTGGAATTATTCAAGCACTTCAAGGATTTTAAAATGGATGTGCTCAAGGAAATCGGAAATATCGGAGCGGGTAATGCAGCCACTGCATTATCCCAACTCTTGAACAAACCGATTGATATGGCGGTTCCAAAAGTTCAATTGCTGAGTTTTGAAGAGATTACTGATAAAGTTGGCGGAGCAGAAGAACTTGTATATGCTATTTTTCTGCGTGTTGAAGGTGAAGCACCGGGCAATCTTTTCTTTATTCTTACACCTGATGCAGCAAGAAGCTTACTAAGCCGTGTTGCAGGTCTCGAAATGTCGGACAACGAAGAACTTACCGAAATGGAGCTTTCTGCGTTAAGTGAAATTGGTAATATTCTAGCAGGTTCCTATCTCACTTCTCTTGCAGACTTTACCTCGCTATCTATGTATCCGACTGTGCCAGCACTGGCGATGGACATGGCAGGGGCCATTCTGAGTTATGGTTTGCTGCAATTCGGTCAAATGGGAGATAATGCCTTATTGATTGACACAACCTTTTTAGAGGGAAAAAATGAAATTGAAGGGCAATTTTTCCTGATTCCCGATCCAGAATCTTTCCCGAAAATCTTCAAATCTCTTGGAGTCCCGTTTGAAGATGATTGA
- a CDS encoding MinD/ParA family protein — MMDQAQSLRQLVSSQDPKRIAGGESTARIITVCSGKGGVGKSNFTLNFALALKAMGRRVLLFDADIGMANIDVLMGVTAKYNLYHLLKREADIGQIIQLGPNALPFIAGGSGMDELFSLSESDLNYFTAQIAQIADTMDFILFDTGAGLSKETMKFITSADDCLVVTTPEPTAITDAYALMKVVNNSNPGLSFRLIVNQAVDEREAVVTSDKIRMAASRFLQLDVPFLGYISSDVHVVQSVKRQVPFSIAFPNSAAAKDIQRLALSYLASGNIEVSKVQGIKGFISKWLKRSK, encoded by the coding sequence ATAATGGATCAAGCACAATCCTTAAGACAGCTTGTATCAAGTCAGGACCCCAAACGTATTGCTGGTGGCGAGTCCACTGCCCGCATCATTACTGTCTGTAGTGGTAAAGGTGGTGTTGGTAAGTCTAATTTCACTCTTAACTTTGCTTTGGCGCTGAAAGCGATGGGTAGAAGGGTATTATTATTTGATGCAGATATTGGAATGGCTAACATTGATGTGTTGATGGGAGTAACAGCCAAGTATAACTTATATCATTTGCTGAAAAGAGAAGCTGATATTGGACAGATCATTCAGTTGGGTCCTAACGCACTCCCTTTTATTGCTGGGGGTTCAGGTATGGATGAGTTATTCTCACTTTCAGAATCTGATCTTAATTATTTCACTGCACAAATCGCTCAAATCGCGGACACTATGGATTTCATTTTGTTCGATACAGGAGCTGGATTATCCAAAGAAACAATGAAATTCATCACTTCGGCCGACGATTGTCTTGTGGTGACAACGCCTGAACCAACGGCTATCACAGATGCCTACGCTCTGATGAAGGTCGTGAACAATTCTAATCCTGGACTTTCCTTTAGGCTGATTGTTAATCAAGCAGTTGATGAGAGGGAGGCAGTAGTAACCAGTGACAAAATTCGGATGGCTGCCAGTCGATTTTTACAATTAGATGTTCCTTTTCTAGGTTATATAAGCAGTGATGTGCATGTTGTGCAGTCGGTCAAACGGCAAGTTCCATTCTCGATTGCCTTTCCGAATAGTGCGGCAGCAAAAGATATACAGAGACTCGCACTTAGTTACCTAGCAAGTGGTAATATAGAAGTATCAAAGGTACAAGGTATCAAGGGTTTTATTAGCAAATGGTTAAAGCGAAGCAAATAA
- a CDS encoding chemotaxis response regulator protein-glutamate methylesterase, whose translation MKPYKVLVVDDSAFMRKIISDLIENDADFQVTATAANGREAIEKVNELRPDLVTMDVEMPEMNGLEALKIIMASHPLPVIMVSGINEEGMKETILALEWGAFDFIRKPSISNSQDIMAVGESLKEQMREAMLARQQREARAAANKAPETKPSDIPIPSIPVIKPSLKELKSSLDVPKKAADKPQIDSKPSPEIEAAKRLKEKLPVDNNVSKKVAKPLASPPKPASEKFLNRSKAENHPMSPISRLVPEPSVEAFTEPPAAIADRKSGVKGLRKLVAVGCSTGGPRALKALLENIPADFPAPIVIVQHMPPNFTKSLAQRLNTFSPLEVTEAEQGMTLRQGVAYIAPGGYHMKVISIPGGQYAVTLTKEEMRNGHRPSVDVLFESVLSLTSLERHAVLMTGMGSDGAKMMKSLYDSGVTSTFAESEETCVVYGMPRSAVELQCVKYVLPLQEIAPRLVQAVK comes from the coding sequence ATGAAGCCATATAAAGTTTTGGTTGTTGATGATTCTGCCTTCATGCGCAAGATTATATCTGATTTAATAGAAAATGATGCTGACTTTCAGGTAACGGCAACAGCTGCAAATGGCCGTGAGGCTATTGAAAAGGTGAATGAACTTCGTCCGGATCTTGTTACTATGGATGTGGAAATGCCGGAAATGAACGGCCTGGAAGCGCTGAAAATAATAATGGCCTCTCATCCGCTGCCAGTAATCATGGTTTCAGGCATTAATGAAGAGGGCATGAAGGAAACCATTCTTGCACTTGAATGGGGAGCATTTGATTTTATTCGCAAACCTTCCATTTCGAATTCCCAAGATATTATGGCTGTGGGAGAATCCTTAAAGGAACAAATGAGAGAAGCTATGTTGGCCCGTCAACAGCGTGAGGCACGGGCTGCAGCTAACAAAGCTCCGGAGACCAAGCCTTCGGACATTCCAATACCGTCAATACCAGTTATAAAACCATCATTGAAAGAACTAAAGAGTAGCCTGGATGTTCCAAAGAAAGCTGCTGACAAACCGCAAATAGATTCTAAACCTTCTCCAGAAATAGAAGCGGCAAAACGGTTGAAGGAAAAGCTACCAGTAGACAACAATGTTTCCAAAAAAGTAGCCAAGCCTTTAGCTTCTCCACCAAAGCCCGCTTCCGAGAAGTTTCTAAATCGCTCTAAAGCGGAAAATCATCCAATGTCACCTATCTCACGATTGGTGCCAGAACCATCTGTTGAGGCGTTTACTGAACCTCCAGCGGCCATTGCAGACCGAAAGTCTGGTGTCAAAGGTCTTCGTAAGTTAGTTGCTGTAGGCTGCTCAACAGGGGGACCACGCGCTCTAAAGGCATTGTTGGAGAATATTCCTGCCGATTTCCCTGCGCCAATTGTCATTGTGCAGCATATGCCGCCCAATTTCACCAAATCGTTAGCGCAGCGTCTGAATACCTTCAGCCCACTTGAAGTGACGGAAGCAGAGCAGGGGATGACATTACGTCAGGGAGTTGCCTATATTGCCCCTGGTGGTTACCACATGAAGGTTATTTCAATTCCTGGCGGGCAATATGCAGTTACACTTACAAAGGAAGAAATGCGGAATGGCCATCGGCCTTCGGTGGACGTGCTATTCGAATCGGTGCTTTCCCTAACCTCTTTGGAACGTCATGCAGTGTTGATGACCGGTATGGGTAGTGATGGCGCAAAAATGATGAAGTCTCTTTATGATTCTGGTGTTACATCGACCTTTGCCGAAAGTGAAGAAACCTGTGTTGTCTACGGGATGCCGCGATCGGCGGTTGAATTACAATGTGTTAAATACGTCCTGCCGTTGCAAGAAATTGCTCCAAGGCTGGTGCAAGCCGTTAAATAA
- a CDS encoding chemotaxis protein CheA, whose amino-acid sequence MDMNQYLSMFIDESNDHLQSLNESMMGLEANPDDLSIVQVIFRSAHTLKGMAATMGFEDLASLTHQMENVLDLVRNSKLRMQDFIFDTLFKSIDALESMVEDIMGGGDGKADVSAIVTSLQAIVRGEVPNAGGAVAEVSKPAVKASDAPVFLDEFQFSVLEQSMQEGHNVLYVEVTIRKDCQLKAVRAYMVFDLLERSGEVIKSFPSVQDIEQEKFDQSFSLYYITQKGASEIQAMILNLSEIEKVTSVALDQESLRQLGQDSVAATAEVPTSAPVISSVSVPSAASSNTSAAREEGGKAAPAKTGGAPSRTIRVDIERLDVLMNLFSELLIDRVRLEQLASEVQNGDLTETVEHMSRVSGDLQNIVMKLRMVPVDTVFNRFPRMVRDLAKSLDKKIDLVVTGAETELDRTVIDEIGDPLVHLLRNAVDHGIESVSDRIAAGKPEMGTINLRAFHSGNHVFIEIEEDGAGIDSQKVLKSAVKKGVITQEQAATMNDEEAHQMLFAAGFSTAEVISDVSGRGVGLDVVKSKISSLGGNVTIYSTLGKGTNFSVQLPLTLSIIAAMLIRLGSEKYAIPLSSIVETGIVKKSQIRTIHGNKMLEFRNKNIPLLSLSRIFSVPDYDESDEEETEIVVVRKGERLVAMAVQDFIGQNEIVIKNLGKYLPDIQGISGATILGDGQVALIIDPNAFIK is encoded by the coding sequence ATGGACATGAACCAATACTTATCCATGTTTATTGATGAGTCAAATGATCATCTGCAGTCTTTAAACGAGAGTATGATGGGACTAGAAGCAAATCCTGATGATCTTAGTATTGTACAGGTGATATTCCGCTCTGCACATACGTTAAAGGGCATGGCTGCCACAATGGGCTTTGAGGATTTGGCTTCACTCACACATCAAATGGAAAATGTGCTTGACCTGGTTCGCAATAGTAAACTCCGGATGCAGGATTTCATTTTTGACACATTATTCAAAAGTATTGATGCTTTAGAATCTATGGTAGAGGATATTATGGGAGGCGGAGATGGCAAAGCTGATGTATCAGCAATTGTAACTTCCCTTCAAGCTATTGTTCGGGGTGAGGTTCCTAATGCGGGAGGAGCTGTAGCTGAAGTCTCGAAGCCTGCTGTTAAAGCGTCTGATGCTCCGGTTTTCCTGGATGAGTTCCAATTTTCAGTTCTGGAACAGTCAATGCAGGAAGGCCATAATGTATTATATGTGGAGGTAACGATTCGCAAGGATTGTCAACTTAAAGCGGTACGCGCATATATGGTATTTGATCTTTTGGAACGCTCAGGTGAAGTTATTAAATCCTTCCCTTCGGTACAGGACATAGAGCAAGAGAAATTCGATCAAAGTTTCTCACTCTATTACATAACTCAAAAGGGTGCAAGCGAAATACAGGCAATGATTCTGAACTTGTCGGAGATCGAGAAAGTAACGTCTGTAGCACTTGATCAGGAATCCTTACGACAGTTAGGGCAAGATTCTGTTGCTGCAACTGCGGAAGTACCTACTTCTGCTCCGGTGATCTCATCCGTCTCAGTTCCTTCTGCAGCTTCGTCGAATACGTCGGCAGCCAGAGAAGAAGGAGGGAAAGCAGCACCAGCCAAAACTGGTGGAGCACCTTCTCGGACGATTCGTGTGGATATCGAACGTCTTGATGTGCTGATGAATCTATTTAGTGAACTTTTAATCGACCGTGTCCGGTTGGAACAGCTTGCTTCAGAAGTACAGAATGGTGATCTGACCGAAACCGTTGAGCACATGAGCCGGGTCAGTGGGGATTTGCAAAATATTGTAATGAAGCTACGGATGGTTCCCGTGGATACGGTATTCAATCGTTTTCCACGTATGGTACGCGATCTCGCGAAGTCGCTGGATAAGAAAATTGACCTAGTAGTCACTGGTGCCGAAACAGAACTTGATCGTACCGTTATTGATGAGATCGGTGATCCGCTAGTGCATCTACTGCGTAATGCCGTTGATCATGGTATTGAATCCGTGTCTGACCGGATTGCTGCCGGTAAACCGGAGATGGGTACGATCAATCTGCGGGCTTTTCATAGCGGTAACCATGTCTTTATTGAAATAGAGGAAGATGGGGCTGGAATAGATTCGCAAAAAGTACTGAAGTCAGCTGTGAAAAAGGGCGTCATTACACAAGAGCAAGCAGCGACGATGAATGATGAAGAAGCTCACCAGATGCTTTTTGCAGCAGGTTTTAGTACCGCAGAAGTGATTTCGGATGTCTCTGGACGCGGGGTAGGGCTGGATGTAGTGAAGTCGAAGATTTCTTCGCTTGGGGGAAATGTAACGATATATTCCACCCTGGGTAAAGGCACAAACTTCTCTGTTCAGTTACCACTTACTCTATCAATTATTGCTGCCATGCTCATTCGGCTTGGTTCGGAGAAATATGCAATTCCTTTGTCTTCTATTGTAGAGACAGGAATTGTGAAGAAATCTCAAATCCGCACCATACATGGAAATAAAATGCTTGAATTCCGCAATAAGAATATTCCACTTCTTTCACTAAGCCGTATTTTCTCAGTACCTGATTATGATGAGAGTGATGAAGAGGAAACTGAAATTGTTGTGGTACGCAAGGGAGAACGCTTAGTTGCCATGGCCGTCCAAGATTTTATTGGGCAGAACGAAATTGTTATTAAGAATCTCGGAAAATATTTGCCGGATATTCAAGGAATATCAGGCGCTACAATTCTTGGTGACGGCCAAGTTGCACTCATTATCGATCCAAACGCTTTTATTAAATAA
- the flhB gene encoding flagellar biosynthesis protein FlhB, with translation MTKRYRLDLQHFAGEKTERGTAKKRQDARKKGQVAKSAELAGASVLLMAIVCLMMFGGFMKERFMSLFTDVFLNRLQMELTPENVTELFNQYGIQILILLAPLLGLTFIIAIVANIAQVGFMATGEGLTPKFGKLNPIKGFKNIFSTRSFVEFLKSIFKLVLIAYLVYSTLWGQRSSFASLSHIGTEEIFHFAAKMTMNLGMKIAVVLMIMAFMDFMYQKYEHEKSLKMSKQDIKDEYKKMEGDPLIKGKIRERQRSMAMKRMMQEVPKADVIITNPTHFAVALKYDGSKMEAPQIIAKGQDFVALRIRELAKEHGVVTMENKPLARALFQRAEIGDVVPADLFQAVAEVLAYVYKLKGKKR, from the coding sequence ATAACGAAGCGTTATAGACTGGATCTTCAACACTTCGCGGGCGAAAAGACGGAGAGAGGTACTGCGAAGAAAAGACAGGATGCACGTAAAAAGGGCCAAGTGGCCAAAAGTGCTGAGTTAGCCGGTGCTTCAGTGTTACTGATGGCAATTGTATGCTTAATGATGTTTGGTGGCTTTATGAAAGAACGTTTTATGTCGCTGTTCACTGATGTTTTTCTGAACCGGCTACAGATGGAGCTGACTCCAGAGAATGTGACTGAACTTTTTAACCAGTATGGTATTCAAATATTAATTCTGCTTGCTCCGCTGCTAGGGCTTACATTTATTATCGCTATTGTGGCGAATATTGCTCAGGTGGGCTTTATGGCAACTGGTGAAGGGCTTACCCCAAAGTTCGGCAAGCTTAATCCGATCAAGGGCTTCAAAAATATATTTTCCACTCGCTCCTTCGTTGAGTTTCTAAAGTCAATATTTAAGCTTGTATTGATTGCTTATCTGGTTTATAGCACACTTTGGGGCCAGAGGAGTAGCTTTGCCTCTCTCTCTCATATTGGTACGGAAGAGATTTTCCATTTTGCTGCTAAGATGACTATGAATCTGGGAATGAAAATCGCTGTTGTACTGATGATCATGGCCTTTATGGATTTTATGTATCAGAAGTATGAGCATGAAAAAAGTCTGAAGATGTCCAAGCAGGACATCAAGGATGAATATAAGAAAATGGAGGGTGATCCTCTAATTAAAGGTAAGATCAGGGAACGTCAACGTAGTATGGCCATGAAGCGGATGATGCAAGAGGTTCCAAAAGCGGATGTAATTATTACGAACCCAACACATTTTGCAGTAGCGCTAAAATATGATGGTTCCAAGATGGAAGCACCACAGATTATTGCCAAAGGTCAGGATTTTGTAGCACTCCGCATTCGGGAGCTAGCCAAAGAGCATGGCGTTGTAACTATGGAAAACAAACCGCTGGCACGGGCATTGTTCCAACGAGCAGAAATAGGGGATGTAGTTCCCGCCGATCTGTTCCAAGCTGTAGCCGAAGTGTTGGCATATGTATATAAGCTAAAAGGTAAGAAAAGATAA
- a CDS encoding chemotaxis protein CheW: MAEDIKVIVFKLGSEEYGIEVEKVQTIERMMPITRVPKTYSFIKGVINLRGVVIPVIDLRGRFGIEEGEHTDQTRVIIVSVNDMEVGFIVDSANDVIDLNRDSIDTPPDVVGGIKAKYLDGVAKIGEDRLLIMLNLAEVLNKGEIVHLESLEG, from the coding sequence ATGGCTGAAGATATTAAAGTGATAGTATTCAAATTGGGCTCAGAGGAATATGGTATTGAAGTAGAAAAGGTACAAACCATTGAACGTATGATGCCAATTACCCGCGTACCCAAAACATATTCTTTTATCAAGGGTGTCATTAATTTGCGCGGTGTGGTTATTCCTGTTATTGATTTGCGGGGGCGTTTTGGTATTGAAGAGGGTGAACATACGGATCAGACCCGTGTAATTATTGTATCCGTAAATGATATGGAAGTTGGCTTCATCGTTGACTCTGCAAATGATGTTATAGATTTAAACAGAGACTCCATTGACACACCTCCGGACGTTGTGGGTGGTATCAAAGCTAAATATCTGGACGGGGTAGCCAAAATTGGAGAAGATCGTCTGCTCATTATGCTTAACTTGGCCGAGGTGCTTAACAAGGGTGAAATCGTTCATTTAGAAAGTCTAGAGGGCTAA